The Anoxybacillus flavithermus genome has a segment encoding these proteins:
- a CDS encoding sporulation histidine kinase inhibitor Sda — protein MTCLPDDLLIESYYKAKELQLSKEFIQLIEREIFRRRLHHKLKQTS, from the coding sequence ATGACATGTTTGCCTGACGACTTATTAATTGAATCATACTACAAAGCGAAAGAATTACAATTAAGCAAAGAATTTATTCAACTCATTGAACGTGAGATTTTCCGTCGCCGTCTTCATCATAAACTGAAACAAACATCATAA
- a CDS encoding phosphatidylserine decarboxylase, which yields MVKWLYQLFIELTNHAWTSKCLASFTRSKWSRLFISSYAKVYKINKEEMEKKLHEYETLQQLFVRTLKKGLRPIDTHPDSVVSPVDAVIEDVGIITDQKEIIVKGKTYSIREMLGDDQIAEKYLHGTFIILYLSPSHYHRIHSPICGEVVKQWELGGKSYPVNRLGLKYGKAPLSKNYRRITELYTNGMYTAIVKVGAMFVNSIELTHEHDYVKKGEEIGYFSFGSTVVLLFEKDVFTLDEQIVPPFEVKMGQRIGFLAQKKKSQ from the coding sequence TTGGTTAAATGGCTATATCAACTATTTATTGAATTGACAAATCATGCATGGACATCGAAATGTCTCGCTTCGTTCACACGATCGAAATGGAGTCGGTTATTCATTTCATCTTATGCGAAAGTATACAAAATTAATAAAGAAGAAATGGAAAAAAAGTTGCATGAGTACGAAACGCTCCAACAATTGTTCGTGCGTACGTTAAAAAAAGGGCTTCGTCCAATCGATACACATCCAGATAGCGTCGTCAGCCCGGTTGATGCAGTCATTGAAGATGTTGGGATCATTACGGACCAAAAAGAAATCATCGTCAAAGGAAAAACGTATTCCATTCGTGAAATGCTTGGCGATGATCAGATAGCTGAAAAATATTTGCATGGAACGTTTATTATTTTGTATTTAAGTCCGAGTCACTATCATCGCATTCATAGTCCAATATGTGGAGAAGTAGTGAAGCAGTGGGAGCTCGGTGGGAAGTCATACCCTGTAAACCGCCTTGGATTGAAATATGGCAAGGCTCCACTTTCTAAAAATTACAGAAGAATTACCGAACTGTATACAAATGGCATGTATACGGCTATCGTGAAAGTCGGAGCGATGTTTGTCAACAGCATTGAATTAACACATGAACATGATTATGTGAAAAAAGGAGAAGAAATCGGATATTTTTCATTCGGTTCTACGGTTGTGTTACTGTTTGAAAAAGATGTGTTCACATTAGACGAACAAATCGTCCCGCCATTTGAAGTAAAAATGGGACAACGAATCGGCTTTTTGGCGCAAAAGAAAAAGAGCCAATAG
- a CDS encoding ribosome biogenesis GTPase YqeH, translating to MSEQVICIGCGVTIQTEDETKVGYAPPSALERDPIICQRCFRLKHYNEVQDVSLTDDDFLNILHGIGQADGLVVKIVDIFDFNGSWLPGLHRFVGKKDVLLVGNKVDLLPKSVKHEKITRWMKQTARELGLQPRDVFLVSAHKGYGMKEVMTAIDEYRNGKDVYVVGCTNVGKSTFINRIIKEATGKGNVITTSYFPGTTLDMIEIPLDDGSALYDTPGIINHHQMAHFVDKKDLKVITPKKEIKPKVYQLNEQQTLFFGGLARLDYVSGGRRSFVCYMSNELFIHRTKREHADELYERHLGELLQPPRKSYCEQLPPLVAHHFTLKEPKTDIVFSGLGWVTCHEPGAQVIAYVPEGVGVVLRKSLI from the coding sequence ATGAGTGAACAAGTTATTTGTATTGGATGTGGAGTAACGATTCAAACAGAAGACGAAACGAAAGTCGGGTATGCGCCTCCTTCAGCGCTTGAACGCGATCCGATTATTTGTCAACGTTGTTTTCGGTTAAAACATTACAACGAAGTGCAAGACGTATCATTAACAGATGACGACTTTTTAAACATTTTGCACGGCATCGGACAAGCAGATGGACTTGTCGTGAAAATCGTTGATATTTTCGATTTCAACGGAAGCTGGTTGCCAGGGTTGCATCGGTTTGTCGGAAAAAAAGATGTGTTACTTGTCGGCAATAAAGTGGATTTGTTGCCAAAGTCCGTCAAACACGAAAAGATCACGCGCTGGATGAAACAAACTGCACGAGAACTTGGCTTACAGCCGCGTGACGTTTTTTTAGTTAGTGCACATAAAGGATATGGCATGAAGGAAGTCATGACGGCGATTGACGAGTATCGCAACGGAAAAGACGTATATGTTGTCGGTTGTACGAACGTTGGAAAATCAACGTTTATTAACCGTATTATTAAAGAAGCGACGGGTAAAGGAAATGTTATTACGACATCATATTTTCCAGGGACAACGCTCGATATGATTGAAATTCCACTCGATGATGGCTCGGCGCTTTATGATACACCGGGGATTATAAACCATCATCAAATGGCGCATTTCGTTGACAAGAAAGATTTAAAAGTCATTACACCGAAAAAAGAAATTAAGCCGAAAGTATATCAATTGAACGAACAACAGACGTTGTTTTTTGGTGGGCTTGCTCGATTAGATTATGTAAGTGGCGGGAGACGTTCATTTGTATGTTATATGTCGAATGAATTATTTATTCATCGAACGAAACGTGAACATGCCGATGAATTGTATGAAAGACATCTTGGTGAGTTGTTGCAGCCGCCGCGCAAAAGCTATTGCGAGCAATTGCCACCGCTTGTCGCCCATCATTTTACGTTAAAAGAACCAAAAACAGATATCGTTTTTTCAGGGCTCGGTTGGGTGACGTGCCACGAACCTGGGGCACAAGTCATTGCGTATGTGCCAGAAGGTGTCGGTGTCGTGTTGCGGAAATCGCTCATTTAA
- a CDS encoding Ktr system potassium transporter B, producing the protein MKPLKLTPPQLLALMFLFLVVVGGVLLKLPIATEKDISWLDAFFLSTSAATVTGLAPIDLGSTFTTFGEIVFMVLIQVGGLGIMTFAVLVVIVLGKKIGMKQRMLMQEALNQPSLGGVIRLARNLLLFSLFMELVGATLLAIDWVPKMGWVKGLYYSLFHTIASFNNAGFALWPDNLSRFVGDPIVNMTVSLLVIIGGLGFTVVFDVLYQRRWRKLSLHTKIMLVMTLVVNVVAIVAVFFFEQHNPKTLGSLSLREQLWAAYFQGITPRTAGFNTIDIGSLEQPTAMLMIFLMFIGAGSTSTGGGIKLTTFAVIVFAVMSFLKGKEETVIGMRTVRHTTILRALAIASMSMLFIFVVTMMLTLTEDASLLALLFEVVSAFGTVGLSMNVTPHLSTIGKVLIICVMLFGKLGPLTLVYSIAKPKKTNIRYPNGDILTG; encoded by the coding sequence ATGAAGCCGTTAAAACTCACCCCGCCTCAGCTATTAGCTTTGATGTTTCTTTTTCTCGTTGTTGTCGGTGGGGTGTTATTAAAGTTGCCGATTGCAACAGAGAAGGACATTAGCTGGCTTGATGCGTTCTTTTTATCGACATCTGCCGCAACGGTAACCGGTTTAGCACCGATTGATCTTGGTTCGACATTTACCACATTTGGGGAAATTGTTTTCATGGTGCTCATTCAAGTTGGTGGGCTTGGAATTATGACATTTGCGGTGCTTGTTGTCATTGTGCTTGGGAAAAAGATCGGAATGAAGCAACGAATGTTGATGCAAGAGGCATTAAATCAACCATCGCTTGGCGGTGTCATTCGTTTAGCGCGCAATTTATTGTTGTTTTCTTTATTTATGGAGCTTGTCGGGGCAACGTTATTAGCGATCGATTGGGTTCCGAAAATGGGCTGGGTGAAAGGATTGTATTATAGCCTTTTCCACACGATCGCATCGTTTAATAACGCAGGGTTTGCATTATGGCCTGATAATTTATCACGCTTTGTCGGCGATCCGATCGTCAATATGACCGTCTCTTTGCTTGTTATTATTGGGGGGCTCGGTTTTACCGTCGTATTTGACGTGTTATATCAACGACGGTGGCGAAAATTGTCTCTCCATACGAAGATCATGTTAGTGATGACGCTTGTTGTGAATGTTGTGGCAATTGTTGCCGTATTTTTCTTTGAACAACATAATCCGAAAACGCTCGGTTCGCTTTCGCTTCGTGAACAGCTATGGGCTGCGTACTTTCAAGGTATTACACCAAGAACAGCAGGATTTAATACGATTGATATTGGCTCACTAGAACAACCAACAGCGATGCTTATGATTTTCCTTATGTTTATTGGTGCAGGAAGTACGTCGACAGGCGGAGGAATTAAACTGACGACATTTGCGGTTATCGTTTTTGCGGTCATGAGTTTCTTGAAAGGAAAGGAAGAAACGGTAATCGGGATGCGCACGGTTCGTCATACGACTATTTTACGTGCGTTAGCGATTGCATCGATGAGCATGTTGTTTATTTTTGTTGTGACGATGATGTTGACGCTTACTGAAGATGCTTCGCTCCTTGCGCTTTTATTTGAAGTCGTATCCGCGTTTGGGACCGTTGGGCTCTCGATGAATGTAACGCCGCATTTATCAACGATCGGAAAAGTGCTTATTATTTGCGTCATGTTGTTTGGAAAATTAGGTCCGTTAACGCTCGTCTATTCGATTGCGAAACCGAAAAAAACAAACATTCGTTATCCAAATGGCGATATATTGACAGGATGA
- a CDS encoding shikimate dehydrogenase produces the protein MKLFALIGCPVHHSLSPLMHNDAFQSLHIDAHYHAFHVEPHMLKEAVEGLKALQCAGFNVTIPHKTAVMEYMDELDETAKQMGAVNTVVNENGKWVGYNTDGEGFVRALCEQMNIELSGARILIIGAGGAARGIYFTLLKHEAATIDVCNRTPEKAETFIQKERSAVYSLEQAEERLGAYDIIINTTSVGMYPHVDTMPISLQTLKSGTIVSDIIYNPLMTKFLQEAKEKGARVQNGVGMFVYQGALAFEKWTGIFPNTKRMEQLVIQQLGGKTC, from the coding sequence TTGAAATTATTTGCGCTCATTGGCTGTCCTGTCCATCATTCGTTATCTCCGCTTATGCATAACGATGCGTTTCAATCGTTACATATTGATGCGCATTATCATGCGTTTCACGTTGAACCGCATATGTTAAAAGAGGCGGTAGAAGGTTTAAAAGCGTTACAATGCGCTGGGTTTAATGTGACGATCCCGCATAAGACAGCGGTGATGGAATATATGGATGAGCTTGATGAAACGGCTAAACAAATGGGGGCAGTAAACACAGTCGTTAATGAAAATGGAAAATGGGTTGGCTATAATACAGATGGCGAAGGATTTGTCCGAGCGTTATGCGAGCAAATGAACATTGAATTATCTGGCGCACGCATATTGATTATCGGTGCAGGTGGAGCGGCGCGCGGCATTTATTTTACTCTTTTGAAACATGAAGCAGCCACTATTGATGTATGTAATCGCACGCCGGAAAAGGCAGAGACATTTATTCAAAAAGAACGGTCAGCTGTGTATTCGCTTGAACAAGCAGAAGAACGGTTAGGAGCGTACGATATCATCATTAATACAACGTCTGTCGGTATGTACCCACATGTCGATACGATGCCGATCTCCCTTCAAACGTTAAAAAGCGGGACGATCGTCAGCGACATTATTTACAATCCACTCATGACGAAATTTTTGCAAGAAGCAAAAGAAAAAGGGGCGCGCGTGCAAAACGGTGTAGGCATGTTCGTTTATCAAGGTGCACTAGCGTTCGAAAAGTGGACAGGGATCTTTCCAAATACGAAACGAATGGAACAACTTGTGATACAACAGTTAGGAGGAAAAACATGTTAA
- a CDS encoding ribosome silencing factor RsfS encodes MTERDILRIAVQAADDKKAENIVALNMKGISLVADYFMICHGNSDKQVQAIAREIKEKAEEHGVVVKRVEGFDEARWILVDLGDVVVHVFHKEDREYYNLERLWGDAPLEHIESDLRA; translated from the coding sequence ATGACAGAACGAGATATTTTACGTATTGCAGTACAAGCAGCGGATGACAAAAAAGCCGAAAACATCGTAGCGTTAAATATGAAAGGCATTTCGCTTGTCGCTGACTACTTTATGATTTGTCACGGTAATTCCGATAAACAAGTACAAGCGATCGCGCGTGAAATTAAAGAAAAAGCAGAAGAGCATGGTGTTGTAGTCAAACGTGTTGAAGGATTTGACGAGGCGCGTTGGATTTTAGTTGATTTAGGAGATGTTGTCGTTCACGTGTTTCATAAAGAAGACCGCGAATATTATAATCTTGAACGCTTATGGGGCGACGCACCGCTTGAACACATTGAGAGTGATCTTAGGGCATGA
- a CDS encoding phosphohydrolase produces the protein MKREEALAIVRTQLKEQRYIHTLGVMETAIELAKLYGADVQKAELAAIFHDYAKFRTKEEMKRIIIEQHMPQDLLAYSPELWHAPVGAYLVQTEVGIQDEDILQAIRYHTSGRPNMTLLEKIVYIADYIEPNRSFPGVDEVRALAREHLDRALFRALQNTIQFLMDKREPIYPDTFHTYNDIAKKLKEVSS, from the coding sequence ATGAAACGTGAAGAAGCTTTAGCGATCGTGCGTACACAATTAAAAGAACAGCGGTATATTCATACGTTAGGCGTGATGGAAACAGCCATTGAACTGGCGAAACTGTACGGAGCTGATGTGCAAAAAGCGGAATTGGCGGCAATTTTTCACGACTATGCAAAATTTCGCACAAAAGAAGAAATGAAGCGCATCATTATCGAACAACATATGCCCCAAGATTTGTTAGCATATAGCCCAGAATTATGGCATGCGCCTGTTGGGGCATATTTAGTCCAAACGGAAGTCGGCATTCAAGATGAAGACATTTTACAAGCGATTCGTTATCATACATCAGGAAGACCAAATATGACATTGCTTGAGAAAATTGTATACATCGCTGATTACATTGAGCCAAATCGTTCGTTTCCGGGTGTTGACGAAGTGCGTGCGTTGGCGCGAGAGCATCTAGATCGTGCGCTGTTTCGAGCGCTTCAAAATACGATCCAATTTTTAATGGACAAACGCGAACCGATTTACCCAGATACGTTTCATACGTATAATGATATAGCTAAAAAATTGAAGGAGGTTTCTTCATGA
- a CDS encoding RNA-binding protein, translating into MLTGKQKRFLRSLAHHLTPIFQVGKGGVNDNMIKQIADALEARELIKVSVLKNCEEEKEVVAEQLAEGAGAEVVQLIGHTIVLYKESREHKQIVLPK; encoded by the coding sequence ATGTTAACAGGAAAACAAAAACGATTTTTACGTTCTTTAGCTCATCATTTAACACCGATTTTCCAAGTGGGAAAAGGTGGCGTCAATGACAATATGATTAAGCAAATTGCCGATGCGCTTGAAGCAAGAGAGCTCATTAAAGTGAGTGTATTAAAAAATTGCGAAGAAGAAAAAGAAGTAGTGGCAGAGCAATTAGCGGAAGGTGCAGGGGCGGAAGTCGTCCAACTGATTGGGCATACGATCGTATTATATAAAGAATCGCGTGAACATAAACAAATTGTGTTACCGAAATAG
- a CDS encoding flagellar motor protein MotB, giving the protein MAKKHKKHHHEEHVDESWLIPYADLLTLLLALFIVLFASSQIDSKKFMEIARAFNSVFTGGTGALQYLSPVEREEVDSVIKDSPNQKPYVKISKEEYEELKKIQSKFNEYVKTNQLSGELSVAMTEEGLLVTIANDVLFDSGSADIKPQYRNVAKKISNLLVMNPPRNIVISGHTDNVPINNAKFASNWELSVMRAVNFMKLLLENTKLDPQLFSAKGYGEFKPIASNATPEGRAKNRRVEILIMPQEPTQ; this is encoded by the coding sequence ATGGCGAAAAAGCATAAAAAACATCATCATGAAGAACATGTCGATGAAAGCTGGCTCATTCCTTATGCTGACTTATTAACGTTGTTGCTTGCGCTATTTATCGTATTGTTCGCAAGTAGTCAAATTGACTCGAAAAAATTTATGGAAATTGCGCGCGCATTTAATAGCGTGTTTACAGGTGGTACGGGGGCACTACAATATTTAAGCCCGGTCGAACGGGAAGAAGTGGACTCTGTCATTAAAGACTCGCCAAATCAAAAACCGTACGTTAAAATTTCAAAAGAAGAATACGAGGAACTAAAAAAGATTCAAAGTAAGTTTAACGAATACGTCAAAACGAACCAATTAAGCGGGGAATTATCTGTTGCGATGACAGAAGAAGGGTTGCTTGTCACCATCGCGAATGACGTATTGTTTGATTCAGGTAGTGCTGATATTAAACCGCAATATCGCAACGTTGCTAAAAAAATATCGAATTTGCTTGTTATGAATCCGCCGCGCAACATCGTCATTAGCGGACATACGGATAACGTACCGATCAACAACGCAAAATTTGCGTCAAACTGGGAATTAAGCGTCATGCGCGCTGTTAACTTTATGAAACTATTGCTGGAAAATACAAAGTTAGATCCGCAGCTATTTAGCGCCAAAGGGTACGGCGAATTTAAACCGATCGCCTCCAATGCAACTCCTGAAGGACGCGCCAAAAACCGACGCGTAGAAATTTTAATTATGCCACAAGAGCCGACACAATAA
- a CDS encoding flagellar motor protein MotA (With Mot B forms the ion channels that couple flagellar rotation to proton/sodium motive force across the membrane and forms the stator elements of the rotary flagellar machine.), with protein MDRTSLIGLILGIIAVGVGMVFKGVSPSVLINPAAILIILLGTAAAVTIAFPTKEISKVPKLFGVIFKEPKTPKIEELIPLFVEWANIARREGLLALEAKVAEIDDPFLRNGLSLAIDGQSQEFIRDVMTEEIEAMEERHLANATIFTQAGTYAPTLGVLGAVVGLIAALQDMSDIERLGHAISAAFVATLMGIFTGYVLWHPFANKLKRKSKEEIKVRQVMIEGVLSIIEGQAPRAIEQKLASYLPMSERQKLLGQGAQNNGEKA; from the coding sequence ATGGACCGTACGTCCTTAATTGGGCTCATTCTTGGCATTATCGCTGTCGGTGTCGGAATGGTGTTTAAAGGTGTAAGCCCTTCAGTACTCATTAACCCTGCTGCGATTTTAATCATTTTATTAGGGACAGCGGCCGCTGTTACAATCGCCTTTCCAACGAAAGAAATTTCGAAAGTGCCGAAATTATTTGGGGTTATTTTCAAAGAGCCAAAAACACCAAAAATTGAAGAACTCATCCCGTTGTTTGTCGAGTGGGCAAACATCGCTCGCCGCGAAGGATTATTAGCGCTAGAAGCAAAAGTAGCAGAAATTGATGACCCGTTTTTGCGCAACGGATTAAGTTTAGCGATCGACGGACAGTCACAAGAATTTATTCGCGATGTCATGACGGAAGAAATTGAAGCGATGGAAGAACGCCACTTAGCGAACGCTACCATTTTTACACAAGCCGGTACGTATGCGCCAACGCTCGGGGTACTTGGGGCCGTCGTTGGATTAATCGCCGCTCTACAAGATATGTCTGATATTGAGCGTCTCGGCCACGCGATTAGTGCGGCGTTCGTCGCAACACTAATGGGAATTTTTACAGGATACGTCCTTTGGCATCCATTTGCGAACAAGCTAAAGCGCAAGTCAAAAGAAGAAATTAAAGTGCGGCAAGTGATGATTGAAGGTGTGCTTTCCATTATCGAAGGACAAGCACCGCGAGCGATTGAACAAAAATTAGCTTCTTATTTACCGATGAGCGAACGTCAAAAACTTTTAGGACAAGGAGCTCAAAATAATGGCGAAAAAGCATAA
- a CDS encoding CDP-diacylglycerol--serine O-phosphatidyltransferase, translated as MFLSDYIDHTIKKLKAHTANVLTLTNLSLGGFAILFAVKGQLNVSVLFIFLAALADRFDGTVARKMNIESDLGKQLDSMSDIISFGVAPALLLYQGLLHEFGAPGSFFTVFYIGCGAFRLARFNITESNGYFTGLPITAAGCLLTLSYLTIHYFPPYVFIFIIFTLSLLMVGSFRLKKI; from the coding sequence ATGTTTTTATCTGATTATATTGATCATACCATTAAAAAACTTAAAGCGCATACGGCAAACGTATTGACGTTAACAAACTTAAGCTTAGGCGGTTTCGCGATTTTATTTGCGGTAAAAGGCCAGCTGAACGTCTCTGTATTATTTATTTTTTTAGCTGCACTTGCCGATCGTTTTGACGGAACAGTCGCTCGGAAAATGAACATCGAATCAGATTTAGGAAAACAATTGGACTCAATGAGTGATATTATATCATTTGGAGTGGCACCTGCACTATTACTTTATCAAGGATTATTGCACGAATTTGGCGCTCCGGGCTCATTTTTCACCGTTTTTTATATCGGGTGTGGAGCCTTTCGCTTAGCTCGGTTTAACATTACTGAAAGCAACGGGTATTTTACCGGCTTGCCGATCACAGCTGCAGGGTGTTTGTTGACGCTTAGTTATTTAACAATTCACTATTTTCCGCCTTACGTCTTTATTTTTATTATTTTTACGCTTTCTCTTTTGATGGTTGGTTCATTTCGCTTAAAGAAAATTTAA
- a CDS encoding nicotinate-nicotinamide nucleotide adenylyltransferase → MKKVGILGGTFDPPHYGHLLIADDVRTELQLDEIWFMPNYIPPHKDKQVTDHVHRVHMLRVAIANQPHFRVETIELERKERSYTYDTIVLLKQRYPDTMFYFIIGGDMVEYLPNWYRIDELVQLVQFVGVKRPGYSLRTPYPIIEVDVPTFAVSSSLIRERIQSGKSVTYLLPEAVQLYIKENRLYET, encoded by the coding sequence GTGAAAAAAGTAGGCATTTTAGGTGGGACATTTGATCCGCCTCATTACGGGCATTTATTAATTGCGGATGATGTACGAACGGAGTTACAGCTCGATGAAATATGGTTTATGCCAAATTATATTCCGCCCCATAAAGATAAACAAGTGACGGATCATGTGCATCGCGTTCATATGTTGCGGGTGGCGATTGCGAATCAACCGCACTTTCGCGTTGAAACGATTGAGCTTGAACGAAAAGAGCGATCATATACGTACGATACGATCGTTTTGTTGAAGCAAAGATATCCGGATACGATGTTTTACTTTATTATCGGTGGAGATATGGTTGAATATTTACCGAATTGGTATCGAATTGATGAACTTGTTCAGCTTGTGCAATTTGTCGGGGTGAAACGGCCTGGCTATTCTCTTCGTACACCGTATCCGATCATCGAAGTGGACGTGCCGACGTTTGCGGTTTCTTCTTCGCTCATTCGTGAACGGATTCAAAGCGGGAAAAGTGTCACGTATTTGTTGCCGGAAGCGGTTCAATTATATATAAAGGAGAATCGGTTGTATGAAACGTGA